CTTATACTATATAATTGGGGAGATGATAATAATCAGACCATTAATCCAGAACAAAATTTTTTTAATCCTGTATATAATGGAAAACGTGGATATTTAAATGATACAATTTATGGAGAGTTCATATCCACTCAGGATAAAGACAGGATTATAAATCTAGCCGAACGTATGAACAACGCACTGGCGGCAGTACGTGGAGAGAATTACACCGTTCAACAGTCTGTAGGGCTCTATCCGACATCCGGGACATCAGACGACTATGCCTTTAGCCGTCATATAGTAAACAGCCTTCACAGGAAAGTTTACGCCTATACTATCGAGTTCGGGCAGGAATTCGTTCCACCTTTCAGTGAAATGAGCAATATTATTCAGGATGTCTGCGCCGCCATGAGTGAACTTTGCCTGGCTGCAGCAGGACAGTAATCCTCGATCTTAACGGCATTTTTCCAGGGTAAGCATCCCTGAAGGAAGGACTGATTTTCGTGGGTCATTATATTGTAAGGATACACACCGATACATGGGACCGGTTGCGCGATCTTCAAAGCCTGTATGATCTTGATGTCTTTGGCAAGACGGCAAAACAGCTTGTGGATGGTTCATTTGAGGTCCAGGGAATACTCTCGGAAAAACGAATCAGGATTCTGTCTGAGAAAGGATACCGGATAGAGATTCTTAATGACGTTGAAAAGGTAGCAAAAGAAAGGCTGAAGGATGTAGCCAATCCCGGTTCATTGAACGGAGATCAATCAGACAAGTAGTAATTAGGTAAATAACTTTGATAGAAGGATTGCACTGCTCCTTTAATATTATACTTTTTCTACCTTTTCAAGCAGGAACTGCCAGATGTCTCATCAAAGTTGTTAGAACAAGCTTAAAATGATTAATGAGTTTTTGATCCTTTTGTCAGGGCAAAAGTGGATACTTAAAGTTATCGAAAATTAGTATACATTCTCATCTGCCACTGACCACTCTGTATCTTTTTTCTTATAATCCCTTTTGTGAATTCCACATAAATTTCCCTCATCCGGGGTATGAGCATGGTGAGCCCTATTATATCGGACAGAAAACCCGGAGTTAGAAGGGCAAAGCTGCCAACCAGTACGAAGAAACCATGAAGAAGTTCATTTCCTGGCATGTAACCTCTGCTCATTGTTTCCTGGATCTCGCGGAGCACGCGGAAACCCTGGGATTTTGCCAGATAAGCGCCCAGGCTTGCAGTTATTAAAATAATGAGCACGGTATTTAATGCCCCGATGACTCCCCCTATTTTGATGAGTAAGTAAAGCTCAATAATTGGGATAATCAGGAAAATAGACAAAAGTTTAAAAAACATACTGATCATTTTCAGGATTTTGGGTATTTATCAGTGTTGAGATGTACTTATTAATAATTCTCTATATGTGTTAGCAATAGTTTAAATGTTTGTTTTAAATCTTACAGTGAGGAGCTACTATCCTTCTATGTTAGTCAATTGTATTTTCTTTCATTTTTTACAAAAAATAATAATTGCCTTATTTTATAAATTTCTATTAATTTTTTAAGCCGTCTTACTTTAATAAGGCTGCCCTTATCATGAAAAGCCTGCTTTGTCAGGAAAGTGTTGTTGCTCTAAGCAGGCAACTGTTTTATTTTGCGAGAAAAAGGGATAGCCTGTTATATGATAGGTATAATACTATGTTCGTAATCTAACGCACCATTTATAAAATAATAATATACACCAGATACTTTGCAATACTCACTCACTAATATATTCTATCAAATGTTAAATATAGTCCGGATGTTACAGAGATAGTTTCACTTACCCCCCTAAAAAAATGGTTTTTCTGAGGTGCCGGATGTATGGACTTCGATGCAATTGATGACTTTGTATATAATGTTGTTGGAATAATTGGATCCTACCAGAAAAATCTGTGCTCTGCAGTTAATTTTGCCCTGGAACTTGCGGAAAGAAAATCCATTTCCCCCACAATCTTGCTTGATCTTTCCAGTGCCTGCAAGCAGCAGAAAATGGTCATGGAAGAATATGTTTTCGCAAAAGCATGCTTTACTCGAGCCTCTGGAAAACTCCGTGAGGATGCCTGCTTTGCACTTGGCACTGCGGCTCATGTTCTGGGCTTTTTCCCTGAGGCGGAGGCAAGTTATCTGGAGGCTCTGAAAGAAAGTCCAGAGAACGGAGATGTAAGGTGTGCCTACGCTGAACTTCTTTTGGAACTCGGAAAGACTGAGGATGCCGAGAAGGAATATGAAACCGTACTTAAAGCTTCACCACAGCATGTAAAGGCGAATGCAGGATACGCACATCTCCTGACCGAGTGCGGGTATGTAAGGGAAGCTGAAGAGTACTATTTAAGGGCGCTTACGGTTGACCCTGACTATGTCCCTGCGCGAGGCGGGTACGCAAACCTGCTTTTCGAGCTGGGAAGACTGAGGGATGCGGAAAAGGAGTACAGGCGTGCAATAGTACTGGACCCTGAAGATCCAAGCCTCCACCACAACTATGGAGTCCTGCTCTCTTTCCTGGGGCGCTCTTCAGAAGCCGAAGTCGAGTACAGAAAGGCTCTCTCTCTCAACCCCAGGCACAGGCGAACTCTTTTTAATTATGGGAACCTCCTCGCAAGAGAAGGCAGAGTCTCAGAAGCTGAGGCTCACTACATGGAAGCTCTCGCCCTTGATCAAAACGATGCAAAAGTCCATTCCAATTATGCAAATCTCCTTGCCCGTTTTGGGAGGCGGTACGAAGCTGAAATGGAATACAAGAAAGCGCTCAGTCTGGATCCTGAGAGTGCAGAAGGACATTACAGCTACGGAAACCTTCTTTCAGAAATTGGACGCTTATCCGAAGCCGAGGACGAATATAAGAAGGCACTTGCCCTAAATCCGTATTATCCTCCCCTTCACTACAACTACGGCCTTCTTATGAGAAAAATGGGTCGCTTTGACGAAGCCAAAAAGGAATATATGAAGGCTATGCAGCTAGATCCAGATATAGGAAGCAAGATGACAGAGACCTGGATAATTCTAGACTGAGATAAAAGTCTGGATCTTTATGTCATCAGGCTTTTCGAATCTGCGATCCTGCCTATATAACATCCAACCCTATAGCATCCAACCCTATAATAACATCCAACCCGACATTTTCTTTTTTACTTTGATTATTCCTAGGGTATAAAACGAGATTCTCGGGTATTCCGAGTAGAGTTTTCAGAATACATATTACAGATAGAATTTTTTCTAGAAATTAGTGGCTCAATAAGAGTAAACTTTCTCTTATTCCTGCTGATCCCCGAAGACGAACAGCTTTATTTCCTCTTTTTCAAACAGGGCAAAAGCTGCTGCATTCCCAAGTCCGACATAATCCGGGCAGGAAAAAAGTGAGAGCAGTTTTCCGTCAAACCACCACCTGTACCCTTTGTCAAGGGCTGTATGACCTCTCACTATTCTTTTCAGGTGGTTTGTCTTTAAAAATCCATCTACAATGTCAGGTCCGAATTCCTTTACAGTTGAGCCTCTCCTCGAAGCGGTGAGTCCGGGATGGTTTGAAGGATCATTCCAGAGATAGGGAAAAGCCTTTTCCTTCCTGATATCATTAATGCTGCCTATCCCATTGATCCCTCCATGTACGCAGAATGTGTGCCCGGATAGTACAGCCGCTATCGGCATTTTATCATATGTCTGGCTCACTCTAAAGAGAAATTCCTCATCAAAACCTATCTCTGCAAAAAAACCATAGTAGATGTTCATATCCACAGTTTCGTGATTT
The Methanosarcina thermophila TM-1 genome window above contains:
- a CDS encoding tetratricopeptide repeat protein, producing the protein MDFDAIDDFVYNVVGIIGSYQKNLCSAVNFALELAERKSISPTILLDLSSACKQQKMVMEEYVFAKACFTRASGKLREDACFALGTAAHVLGFFPEAEASYLEALKESPENGDVRCAYAELLLELGKTEDAEKEYETVLKASPQHVKANAGYAHLLTECGYVREAEEYYLRALTVDPDYVPARGGYANLLFELGRLRDAEKEYRRAIVLDPEDPSLHHNYGVLLSFLGRSSEAEVEYRKALSLNPRHRRTLFNYGNLLAREGRVSEAEAHYMEALALDQNDAKVHSNYANLLARFGRRYEAEMEYKKALSLDPESAEGHYSYGNLLSEIGRLSEAEDEYKKALALNPYYPPLHYNYGLLMRKMGRFDEAKKEYMKAMQLDPDIGSKMTETWIILD
- a CDS encoding serine/threonine protein phosphatase; its protein translation is MVSKKVSRKVAAKEELLLLLPEIDRIFDSEPAVLRIDTEPVMIVGDIHGNLQALEYVIEKREEMNYKNFLFLGDYVDRGPQGTEALIRLFRMKLEDPDHIFLLRGNHETVDMNIYYGFFAEIGFDEEFLFRVSQTYDKMPIAAVLSGHTFCVHGGINGIGSINDIRKEKAFPYLWNDPSNHPGLTASRRGSTVKEFGPDIVDGFLKTNHLKRIVRGHTALDKGYRWWFDGKLLSLFSCPDYVGLGNAAAFALFEKEEIKLFVFGDQQE
- a CDS encoding FxsA family protein, which translates into the protein MFFKLLSIFLIIPIIELYLLIKIGGVIGALNTVLIILITASLGAYLAKSQGFRVLREIQETMSRGYMPGNELLHGFFVLVGSFALLTPGFLSDIIGLTMLIPRMREIYVEFTKGIIRKKIQSGQWQMRMYTNFR